One window of Acidobacteriota bacterium genomic DNA carries:
- a CDS encoding multicopper oxidase family protein, translating to MAAAMLAAPAGAATPGITGGAGTPQFSLSAEAAFISQPDGLMVYSWGYGCQAQPDGFAPAAIAAPTGGCPSMQIPGPTLIVKEGDLVKVTLTNNLPAAAGNTSILFPGFSVTATGGETGLLTQEAAPGGSVTYTFDTTGKAGTHSYYSGTQGDLQIEMGLYGAIVVLPATSTGCIPVSPTLPDGQTDYRLAASAYDHSMTCYEREYLFQFSEIDPAIHRQAEDQKDQACMSHAGCMNVRTENYHPAYFMINGRSMPDDMDPVYAVQYAHQPYNGNPHMHPGELVLLRIIGQGRWQHPFHEHGNHVRVLARDGNLLESIADPNMLAGPLLFTTTTTPGQAMDGIFYWTGKGLNWDVYGHKLSSVPCVTDANCPAIPSGQKCVTGLCDPSPCTPDADGYYTGKPNPIDHATVALKPNYYEWCGDHNRALEAHPAGDVGSGGPITLPDAGILANGPWYGGSPYLGPDAAARAVGPTPIPPSGTVANDPGSEAGFAFMWHSHNEREITTNNAFPGGMLMMMLVDPQAFPIDESK from the coding sequence ATGGCGGCGGCGATGCTCGCCGCGCCGGCGGGGGCCGCAACTCCGGGGATCACGGGCGGCGCCGGGACGCCGCAGTTCAGCCTGAGCGCCGAGGCGGCGTTCATCAGCCAGCCCGACGGCTTGATGGTGTACTCCTGGGGGTACGGATGCCAGGCGCAGCCGGACGGGTTCGCGCCGGCGGCGATCGCGGCTCCGACCGGCGGTTGCCCATCGATGCAGATCCCGGGGCCGACGCTGATCGTCAAGGAAGGCGACCTCGTCAAGGTGACGCTCACCAACAACCTGCCGGCCGCGGCGGGGAACACGTCGATCCTCTTCCCCGGTTTCTCCGTGACCGCGACGGGCGGCGAGACGGGCCTCCTGACGCAGGAAGCGGCTCCCGGCGGCAGCGTGACCTACACGTTCGACACGACCGGCAAGGCCGGAACGCACTCTTATTACAGCGGGACGCAGGGTGACCTGCAGATCGAGATGGGGCTCTACGGGGCCATCGTCGTTCTTCCCGCCACCTCGACGGGGTGCATCCCCGTGAGCCCGACATTGCCCGATGGCCAGACGGACTACAGGCTCGCCGCCTCCGCCTACGACCATTCGATGACCTGCTACGAGCGCGAGTACCTCTTCCAGTTCTCCGAGATCGACCCGGCCATTCACAGGCAGGCGGAGGATCAGAAGGACCAGGCCTGCATGAGCCACGCCGGCTGCATGAACGTCCGGACGGAGAACTACCATCCTGCCTATTTCATGATCAACGGCCGCTCCATGCCGGACGACATGGATCCGGTCTACGCCGTCCAGTACGCGCACCAGCCCTACAACGGCAACCCGCACATGCACCCGGGGGAGCTGGTCCTTCTGCGGATCATCGGGCAGGGGCGCTGGCAGCATCCGTTCCACGAGCACGGCAACCACGTGCGCGTGCTCGCCCGCGACGGGAACCTCCTCGAGAGCATCGCGGATCCGAACATGCTCGCCGGACCGCTGCTGTTCACGACCACGACCACCCCCGGGCAGGCGATGGACGGGATCTTCTACTGGACCGGCAAGGGGCTGAACTGGGACGTCTACGGCCACAAGCTGAGCAGCGTCCCGTGCGTCACTGACGCCAATTGCCCCGCGATCCCGTCCGGCCAGAAGTGCGTGACCGGGTTGTGCGATCCGAGCCCCTGCACGCCCGACGCCGACGGCTACTACACCGGGAAGCCGAATCCGATTGATCACGCGACTGTCGCGCTCAAGCCGAACTACTACGAGTGGTGCGGGGACCACAACCGGGCGCTCGAGGCGCATCCGGCAGGTGATGTCGGGAGCGGCGGCCCCATCACGCTCCCGGATGCAGGGATCCTCGCCAACGGGCCCTGGTATGGCGGCAGTCCCTATCTGGGCCCGGACGCCGCGGCGAGAGCCGTCGGCCCCACGCCGATTCCGCCCTCCGGCACGGTTGCGAATGACCCGGGCTCCGAGGCAGGTTTCGCTTTCATGTGGCACTCGCACAACGAGCGTGAGATCACCACCAACAACGCCTTCCCGGGCGGGATGTTGATGATGATGCTGGTCGATCCGCAGGCGTTCCCTATTGATGAGTCAAAGTGA